The proteins below are encoded in one region of Candidatus Poribacteria bacterium:
- a CDS encoding HAD family hydrolase has product MSRIARECRCVLFDWGDTLMRDFPEFSGPMATWHYVEALPNVKEVLSELRPQWTLALATNTVDSDETAIWEALDRVGLRSLLDKVYCFQTIGHSKPAPDFFDYIVKNLGLDRHRLVMVGDGFEKDVLGANQSGIRGIWFNESSTEVKIGKMHSTISDFRSLPDALASFGIESDT; this is encoded by the coding sequence ATGTCAAGGATAGCCAGAGAATGCCGATGTGTCCTGTTCGATTGGGGTGACACCTTAATGCGGGACTTCCCGGAGTTTAGCGGACCGATGGCTACTTGGCACTATGTCGAAGCCCTCCCCAACGTCAAAGAGGTGCTCAGCGAACTTCGTCCACAATGGACACTCGCCCTCGCTACAAATACAGTCGATTCAGATGAGACGGCAATCTGGGAGGCGCTAGATCGGGTTGGACTCCGTTCATTATTGGATAAAGTCTACTGTTTCCAAACTATCGGTCACAGTAAGCCAGCGCCCGACTTTTTTGACTACATCGTCAAAAATCTTGGGTTGGATAGACATCGCCTGGTGATGGTGGGCGACGGCTTTGAGAAGGATGTGCTCGGAGCAAATCAGTCAGGGATTCGTGGCATCTGGTTTAACGAATCATCAACTGAAGTGAAAATCGGAAAGATGCACAGCACGATTTCCGACTTCCGATCTCTGCCGGATGCACTTGCCTCGTTCGGCATCGAATCTGATACCTAA